A stretch of the Gossypium hirsutum isolate 1008001.06 chromosome D07, Gossypium_hirsutum_v2.1, whole genome shotgun sequence genome encodes the following:
- the LOC107960785 gene encoding metalloendoproteinase 2-MMP produces the protein MGSKALQFFSFTLLLFFMFQAAFSHFEHKNPSPFEFLQHLQGFHKGDRVKDLHKLKKYLQNFGYLSYKNNTHVSDDDFDELLESAIRTYQLNYNLKATGRLDANTISKMMRPRCAVADIFNGTSRMRYGQKWHRRSGSKLVHTVSHYSFFPQEPRWPALKYNLTYPFLPGARVDAINPVSKAFQTWSENTHFRFSMTEDYVNADIKVSFESGDHGDGSPFDGPNGTLAHAFAPTDGRFHYDADESWSVTPDPSAYHLETLALHEIGHLLGLDHSSIEAAIMYPTFTLGESKGLHEDDIQGIKALYNV, from the coding sequence ATGGGATCCAAAGCTCTTCAATTCTTCTCATTCACCCTCCTCCTTTTCTTCATGTTTCAGGCTGCTTTTTCACATTTCGAACACAAAAATCCATCGCCATTTGAGTTCCTTCAGCATCTTCAAGGATTCCATAAGGGAGACCGCGTTAAAGACCTACATAAACTCAAAAAATACCTCCAAAACTTCGGGTATTTGAGTTATAAGAACAATACTCATGTCAGTGACGATGATTTCGATGAGCTGTTGGAGTCTGCCATTAGAACTTATCAGTTGAATTATAATCTGAAAGCAACCGGAAGGTTGGACGCCAATACTATATCGAAGATGATGAGACCACGATGCGCCGTCGCAGATATCTTCAATGGAACTTCGAGGATGCGGTATGGTCAAAAATGGCACCGCCGTTCAGGGTCGAAATTAGTTCATACGGTGTCACACTATTCGTTTTTCCCCCAAGAACCGAGATGGCCGGCTTTAAAGTACAATCTGACGTACCCATTTCTTCCGGGGGCTCGAGTTGATGCCATTAACCCAGTTTCAAAAGCTTTTCAAACATGGTCCGAAAACACACATTTCAGATTTTCAATGACTGAAGACTATGTAAATGCTGATATAAAAGTTAGCTTTGAAAGTGGTGATCATGGAGATGGGTCTCCTTTTGACGGACCTAATGGAACCTTGGCTCATGCTTTTGCACCAACCGATGGGAGGTTCCATTATGATGCAGATGAATCATGGTCTGTAACTCCAGACCCTAGTGCGTATCATTTGGAGACTCTGGCATTGCATGAAATTGGACATCTTCTTGGTTTAGATCACAGCTCCATTGAAGCAGCCATCATGTATCCCACTTTCACGCTTGGCGAAAGCAAGGGTCTGCATGAGGATGATATTCAAGGAATCAAGGCTTTATATAACGTTTGA